The segment CCTGCCGGTTGCCAGGAAAATCCTCCAGGCCCGCCCGTGCCCAGCCTTCCAGCTTCCCGCGCACGGCTTCCGTCAGCTTCGCGCCGTGCAAGACGAGCATCTGGGTAGTGTGATTCGTGACAAAAATATCGAAGGGGGACGTGATTTCCATCTCGCTGCGCGGCCGGACATGCAGGCGGAACTCCAGCTTTTCCAGAATGCGGTTTGCAAGTTCGACGCTCGGCGGCTCTCCCGCCAGGAGTCCGAAGCAAAGCTGTAAGATCGTGCGCGTGAGGGTGGCGGGCCTTTCTTCCGTGAGCGTCCATTCGCCGTCCGCATCGAACCAGCGCGGGATCCATATCGCTGCCAGTTCCTGGGTCTGCTTGCAGCGGTGGATAAGGAAAGGATCGGAGGATTTCGTGGGTGTGTTCATGGTTTATTTTTGGAGTTGAAGGCGAAGAATTCGCTGATGGCCGTGGTCGTAAACGACGGCACTGCCGTTGCGGGCCGCGATTATGGTTGGCCCGTCGAGATCGAATTCGTAAACGGCGAGCGGGCGGCGGGTTTCGATGTCGTAGCAAAGTACGCGATTCCCCGATGGGTCACACACCCAGAGCGCGGAGCCATCGGCGCTCAAGTAGATTGGCTCGGAGGAAGCCAATGCATCCCATCGGGCGGTTTCCACGAATTCTCGCCCCTGTAATTCGAGTTCAACCACGCGACCGTCGCAAGAGGCAAAGAATTTTCCGTTTCCGGCTTTTGAAATGGCCGTCAGCCGCCGGATTGGAATGGAAGTTCGGAAGGAAAGTTCCCCGAGATTTTTGAGCAACTTTCCGTCGGCGCGCAGTTGATAAGCACGTCCGGTTCCGTCTGGCTCGATCACGACTATTGCCTTCGTGCGCTCGACCAAAACTTCGACGGCTCCGACCGCGTCGCGGGAAAAGGGATCCGTGGCGACATCCCAGAATCTCGGTTCGGTTTTGAAATCATAAACCGCGAAGCCTGCCCTCCCTCCGCCCAAGACAGGAACGACGAAATTGCCATCGGCGCGTTCGCAAGGCTGCTTGAAGCCGGTGGCGTCCAACGTAAGCCCGAATTGCAAGGGTGCATCGGGTGGCGCATCCGGTTTCCAGACGCCCCCGGCCGCGAGCACAGTGCCATTCGCGCTAATGTTCAGACCTGCGCAGGTCGGCAGCGCGCCCAAGCGGCGGCCGATGGTCAGGTCGCCCCGGCTTTCGTCCCAAGAGGCTAGTAGGATTGCCCCCTTTTCTCCGCTGATAGCATAAGTCTCGTTGTGAAGCCGAGCCAGCCCAATACCCAATCCGAGGTCTGGATCCACTTTGAGCCGTCCAAAAAAGGTTCCTGTCATTCCGCCCATAACCGGTCCGGGATCGGCCTCCAACAAGGCATTTAGCCGGTTGATGGTGCCGTTGGGGTCAAAACTAAAAAAGAAATCCCCTATCCGGACTGGATTTCTGCCCTTGATGTCCCTGGGCCAGTTGGGATCGGGTTTGCCGTCCGGCAAAAACTTCGTAACACGTCCCCGCGGTTGCATGGCTCGAGCAGAAATCCGCATAGGACTTTCGACATAAACCGAACCGTCGGGCCCGAGATCAATGGAGGCTGCAGGTGCATCAGGCAGAGGGACCTCGGTTTTATCCGTGAGATTCACCAGAAATAATTTGCCGTTTCTTCCCAATGCAACGCGGCCATTTGTCGAATTCTTGCTTAGGATGTCCGCAGCCACACCGAGGCCTTTAAACCTCGCGCCCGGCGCAGCATCTGCAGACAGCATCGAGAGCGAGCCATCGGCGAGAAGCACAATCTGGTTCCCGGCAGCAATGATCGCCTTCGGCAAATTCTCCGGCTCCGGTGTCTGGTAGGTACCGACTAGGCGACCATCGGCGGCATATTTGTTGATTTGGCCGCGTCCTCCGGTTCCCCAGATGAAACCGGCCGCGTCCACCCCAACCCCGGCTCCCACCGGGGCCACCTCTGAAAATTTCACGAGCGTTCCGCCTGCCTCGCCAGAGTTTCCCAGAACTCCCGAAAATATAATGCGTTCTGCGTGGAGGTTTGCAGCGAGGAGCGTCGCCGAAATTGTTAGAAAGTGTAGTGCGTTCATGGAAAAATGAGGGTTCCCCAATTCGCTGGCTGAATGGTCGCCTCGCCAGGAACGTCGTTCACCAGACCCGTCTCATGGTTTGACCAATAGGAGCGCAGCAAATCCACACTTCCTGCTGCGTCGCCGTAGATCACACCGAAATCACCCGCCAGCGTTTCGCTCTGCCCAGTGCCAGGCAGACCAAGGGCGTTCGCGGGAATGTCAGCGACGACGGTGTATTCGCCCTTTCCTTGAGTAACGGTGACGCTTGCCTCCGTCACCTGCCGAACCGCGTCGATCTTTTCCGTCCGCCAGGGACTGCTGAACAGCACGGGGTCTTTTCCGTCGGGATTTTGATAGTCGTAAAGCACCGCGATGGTTTTCTTTCCGAAGGGAGCGATCAGCAACCGCCGATCGCCACGCGTCGGGCGTTTGCGACCGACCGGGGCCGATGCGTCGGTGGAAAATTCAAAAGCGACGGCGTCGCCGGTTTTGAAAAGCTGTTTGTCATCCGCACCGCGATTAATCCACGGCGAAGGATCCTTAACTTTCCATGCGATCAACAACCGTTTCCCCTGACGTGCCAGCTTGACCCGCGCGTAAGGATATTCTGCGCCGCGTTCTCCCCATTCCGCTTGCCATTCCCCTCCCCATGAGTCGGGATCCTGCGTTAGCCCAGCAGGAATATCCGTCACCGTTAGCGTCTTCGGTGACGGTGCGATCTCCGCCTCTTTGCGAGCGTGGGATCGGGCTGCCGTCGCTTGCGCGTCCGAGACGGTGATCTCCCCACGGCTGCGCCGGAGTGTGTCGAGTCCTTCCATCTCAAAAAGCCGGTAATCTGGCTTGCCGGACTGCAGGTAATATTTTCCGTCCTTCCGAGATCGCCCAAAGTAACCTCCGAAAGGTTCGCCCTCCGTCCGGTAAGGACCCGTTTCCACGGACATGCGAATGTCGGAAAAAAATTCGTCGAGATAGATCCCGTCCGTAGTCAGGATCATGTCCCGTCCGTAGTTGCCGTTCAGCACGGTGACGTCTCCCTCCTTGTCAAGAGGCGCCACACCAAGAAAAAACAGCGCCGCTTGTAAATCTCCAGATTTCGGCAGGGGGGCTTTGTGCGATCCTTGCACGCCCGCCCATTTGCCCGGGAGCGTCCAATCCAGATTACCTTGGGCGTTTAGGGCCGTTATCGGCTCGGCGTTTATCAGAAGCCGTCCCTGCGAATCCGTGGCCGTAGCTTGAAGGTTGGCGAAGCTTGGTGCCTCCACGGATTCCTTCAGTGCTTCAGCAAGCCGATAGTCCGGCGTCCCAGAGGGAAAGAATCCATGCGGCTTAAGCCGAAGCAGCCGCGTTCCCGACGGCGACTCCACTAGCACTTTCATCGAGAGGCCGGACTGCCCGCTTCCCCAGGAGCCGAACGCCCACCGCGTCTCTTTTGGCAAAAACTCAAATTCCTCGTTTTCCGGCAGGCCGTCACCATTGATGTCTTTCCAAAGAAAATGGATGTCGGCTTTTTGTAAGACCTTTTGAGGAACCTCAATCCAATCGGGATTGCGGGGAGACGGTTGAAAAATCTCCTCAGGCTTTTCCCGCAATTCACGGGCCGCATCGACGAGAGCTGCCTTAACCTCGGTCACCTCCGCAATCGAGCGAGGCAAAGTCCAGCGAAAAAAGTTCGCCATGCCGGTTAGCTGTCCAAGTAGCGCGAGCGGTTTGAGCGTCTGATCGTCCATCAGTTCGAAGAGCGAAATTTGTTTCGATTGACCAAAAACGAAGGTTCTTCCTCCCTCCCGGACGAATTCGAGCCTGTAGTCGTCGGACCTGCGAATCAGTGCCGCCCCGGATTTCGGACGATAGAGAGTAGAGAGCGGGCGGGCCGTCTTCGCCGCAAAATCCAAGCTCCACAGAACTCCTGCTCCGATCCAGTGCGTCGCATCATCGGGATCAAAGCTGCCGCCCGGCGCGCCATAATCCGTCGGGCCGAACAATTCTTTAACGAGCTGACCCGAGGCAACGTCCCAGACACTGATCCGGCGCGGCGTACGATCATCTTCTGTTACCCAAAGCTTTCCCTCCTTGTCCGTTGCGATCCCAAAGGGCTGATAGACACCATTTGATTGCCACTTTCCGAGAGATGGCCGCCCGCCCTTGCGACCCAGTGTGCGAAGCAACTCCCCACGAGCAGACATAACCTTGATATCCTGGTCAGGGCCATTATCGCTGATCAAAATCTCCCCTCGCGGAGAAACGGTCATCCCGCGTGGTGCGGCCACCGCAGGGGTGCTCAACGGATGGAATATTCCGCCCTTCACTTCCAGCATGCCCAAACGGTCTCCGGAAAACGCCATTAAATTCCCGTCCGGCCCGGCTGCCAGCAAACCGGGATTCGGCAGTTGGATTTCCCGGGTCTGTTTTGCTGTGCGGGCGTCCAAGATAACGATGCGATTTTCCTTTTTTAGCGAAACAAACAACGATTCTCCGATTGCTGCGAATCCGGCCAGGTTGTCTGCGGGAGGCACCCAGAAAGGGACAGTGCCGCTACCCTCGAAAGGGTTCACGGCCACTTCTCGCTCGCCTTTCGGACCTCCGTAAGAAAGCGACTTCCCTTCCTTGGTCCAGGCGAGAATGTTCAATGGACGCGGGCAACTCCACGTCCCATCAGGCCGCAGGACGAAGGGCGTGTAACCGGGACGCCCTTCCACTGCCGCAAACACGCGATCGGCGGCTGCGGCGAGCATCAGCTTCCCGCTCGAAACGTGGGGAGGGATACGAATATGGCTCTGTTTCGCACCTTGCAGGTCCGTCCGGACGATATTGAATCCCGCCTCCGCAAGTGGCCATCCTAAATAGACATCCTCGCCGAAGGCGGCTGCAGCGGTGGGGTTCGAGTGATCGCCGCCCCAGCTGCCTTTCGGATCATCCAAGCCAAAAGGCGGCTTGCCTTCGTTGTAATATGAAAAGAGATACTTTGGATGAATGCCTGCGTGGCTGATAGCCTTCCAGCGGTAGATCCCTGATAGGACAGGCGTGCCGGAATCGTCCAGCCCGTCCCAGACCAGGCGACGCATGCCCACCGGCAATTTTAGGGCACTCACGAGACTTCGAACTCTTTTTCCCTCCGGAGTTTCGATCACCAGCGACATTAGCCCTGCAGCTGGTTGCTCAAATTCGATGGCGATTTCATTTTGTGTCGCCGCCACTGCTTCCTGATGCCCGGCTAGATCGAAGAATTCCCAATGGGATGCGTCCGTGGAGAGCGGGTCGAACCCAGCACCCGGTCCGCCGTCCCGATAACGTTGGATGAGCCTCGGCGTCGAAGGATTTTTCCCAGGCCAGATCACCCGCAGAGCCATGCGAAATCCAGCGGCGTCTGGAGGAAGATGCAAAGCTTCTCGTGGAAAACGAAACACCATGCGCAGGACATTGCCGAGGGAAACTATGTTCGCCTGTGAGTTGTCCTGGCGCAGATTCTTCCCGGCCCCGACAACAACTTCGGCCATGGGCTGCTTGCCGTCTGTTCCGAACCGTTCGACATCGACTGCAACTTCAAGGTCTTCCTCGGAGATATGCGCCGCAAACGCGAGCTTCGGGTCCACCGCTGTAGAAAGACGGATAAACTCTTCCTCTGTGAAAACCGATGCGGTTTTTCCTTCGGCAAAAGAGCAGGCGATCCCAAACAGTAGGGAAGCGCCCAAAAGAAAGGGGAAGCGCAGCATTGTTTATCACGGATACGATGAACGTCTCTGAAGGAAAGGTCCTAATTAGTGTATGAATTGTGTATAGACTGGAAATGCTGCCTTCCGAGCAACACGTGATATATGTGTATTTCCCTATGAGCCGCCCCTCTTTCACCCCGCTTTCGCATCTCGAGGATATCATCAATCTAATTCCTGTCTTTCGAAGTGCGTGGACGAAATCCAGCAGGCTTATCATCTGCTTGCCGAATACTTTCTCAATGGAGGAAAGTTGCTTCTTTGTGGAAATGGTCCGCGCTCAAAGGTAGCGCTCTTTCCCAAAAGTTTGTCGATGGCAGCCTGTTCCCCCCGCTTATGCAACGCAATGTAACAAAGACTTCATCTCTGGCAGCGCCCCTTGGAGACGTGATTAAGGATCCCCAAACGGGTCAGACACTGTGGTGCGTTGGTACGCTTCGCTATACCAAGGGCGGCTTAGTAATTCTGTTCGCATGGTTGATGTTCAACGATTTCTTTTTGATGCTGATGGAAGCGGTGAAACCCGCGCTCAACGGCATCCTCATGCGCGATAATGGCGCGACCAACACCGAAATTGCTCTCTACCTTGGCACTCTAAGCGCAGTATTTACCATCTGGATAAATCCCGTCGTCAGCACCGCGTCGGATCGCACGCGTACGCGTTTGGGTCGGCGGCGTCCGTATCTCCTGGCCGCCGCACCGCCTGCGGCGCTGTTCCTCGCCCTTATTCCATGGGCACCGGACGGATGGAGATGGCTGATGGGAGTCCCATGGGTTGCCGCTCGCTTTGGTGGCGGTTCCATTAGTGGAGCCGTACTCGCCATTGGCGTGTGCAGCATGATATTTTCGATGTTCAACGCGGTTCTCCTGTCGATATTCACATATTACTTTTGGGACGTGGTGCCCAAATCATTGCTAGGTCGTTTTAACGCCATCGGCAAAATCGTTACCACCATACAGTCGTTCATTTGGAATTACTGGATATTTGGTCTGGCTGAAAAACATATGCATTTGATTTATGCAGTGCTGGCAAGTCTATTCCTGATAGCATACGTAGGCAGTGTGATCACGGTGAAGGAAGGTGAATATCCGCCTCCAGAACCAATCGTTAAAAAAAATCCGTTAGCTTTGATAAAAGGCTATTTCGTCGATTGTTTTAGCGAAAGCTACTATCTGTGGTTTTTCGCGGGTTACATCGCTTATCAAGTCGGAAACATCAGCAACATGTATCGCATTTTTCATTGGAATGAGACTTTAGGCCTGAGTCTTGATACCATCGGGAAAATGCAGGCATGGCCTTCCCTTGTCATCGTTCTATTAGGATACCCGCTGGGTGCTCTGGTTGACCGGCTCAATCCGATGCGTGTGCTTGGTCCCTCGCTCCTCCTTTGGGCGCTTTGCAACGTAGCAAGCTTCTTCTTCTTGCGAGGAGCGACATCGCTGCTCCTGTGCATAGGGGCGATTATGATAGCAAGTTTCATTTTCGGTATATGTGCAAGCGTGGCCACAGTCGAAATTTTTCCGAGGGAAAAAATAGGACAATTTTGCTCGGCCAACTCCATTTCGCAGCAGGTCTTCTGCTTCCTTATCACTCCACTTGCCGGTCTGTTCTTCGATTGGATCAAGGACTACACCTATGTCTATTTGTGGTCTGCAGTGGCCCAATTCCTCGCCGCTGCAATTTTCACGAAAGTTTGCTTCAATTGGCGACACCGGACCGGACTATTGGCGGAGATCGAACCTCAACTACAGCCAGTGGCTCGATAGAAGGTATTTCATCTTTGCTCTGTTCCATTTAACCACTCACCCTTTTCACTATATCAATACTGATATGAATTACTCTCGGGACCGTCTTGTCTGTCGGCTCGTTTGTGCGATCGAAAACGAGACTGTGAATCTCTTGATGACCAGTGAGATTTCGGTGCCTCGAGGAAGCTGGATTCGATTTAACCTGGCCTCTGGCGGCTGTTGGTATGGACATGGCTTTTCGCATAGACAGCCTTATCCATTGAATGCGGAGGCAATCGTTAACACGCGTTTCGCGGTGAACAACATCCAGAGTCCCATTTGGATGTGCTCAGAGGGTTATGCATTTCTGATCGACACGACGGAGAGCCTTGAGGTGCGATGCAACGAACAGGGTGATGGCTGGCTGCGGATTATGTGTTCTGAGACGGCGGTAACGGTCCGCGTTTTTCAAGGAAAGAGCCTTCCAGAAGCGCATGGCCAGTTGATGAAGCATCTCCATTGGCCGCCTCCGTGCCCGGAAGCACGGATGTTCGGCGACTCCATTTTTTGCACCTGGACACAGCACCCACGGGCTGTCTTGCAGGGGCGGGTTCTGGAAATGGCCAAGGCAATCAGGCAACATGGCTTTCCATGTTCGATGCTTACCATCGACGACCGATGGGAATCGGTTTTTGGCGAATTAACGTTTTCTGATGATTTTCCAGATCCTGCCGGAATGGTGCGCGAACTGCACGAAATGGGGTTCAGCGTTTTGCTGTGGACGACGCCATTCGTCAATCAAGAGGCAGCGTCATATCGCGAACTGGCGGAGCGAGGATGGCTCGCCCCAAGGTACGATGGCTCGGGTCCGGCTCTATTGAAATGGTGGGGAGGCACGGCTGGAATCGTCGATATCACGAATCCGGAAGCGAAGGAATGGTATCGAACCCGGCTTCTGCGGCTGATGGACGAGATAGGAGTTGATGGATTCAAGATCGACGGTGGAGATGCGAAGTACATGCCGGAGCCGTCGATAACAGCCTGGCATCGAAATGTGGGGCCGTCTGGTTATGTCGACCTGTATCTGTCGCTTTATGAAGAGGTCGCTCCCGGCAAATGTGAAAGCCGAACGGCTTGGCTCTCGCAGGGCCGGAACATTCTGTGGAGAGAAGGAGGCAAGGATTCGCATTGGGGAGTCGACAACGGCCTCAAGGCTATGGTGAACCTCGGCCTTCACCTTGCTCTGTTGGGTTATGACACGCTTATTCCGGATATGATTCCCGGAAGGGTGCAAACGATGGACGCGAACACGCCCCTCCCGAGCGATGAACTCTTTGTTCGATGGGTCGAGGCTTCCGCGCTGATGCCACTGATGCAATTCTCCTATTACCCATGGAATTACGCTGAAACCACATCCAGCATAGCCAGGCAATATGCGCTGCTTCATAAAAGCTTGGAAGATTATCTTGTGGAGCAGGCGTTCAATCGTAGTGCACCACTTCTACGGCCATTGTGGTATGATAACCCTGACGAGGCCGACTTTTATTCTATCGACGATGAGTTTCTGCTAGGAAACGATCTTTTGGTGGCGCCGGTTCTCGAAGAATATCAAGTGGCGAGAGATATTTTTCTGCCATCGGGCAATTGGCGCGATGCATGGACCGGGGAGTTGATTCAGGAGAAACACTTGCTGCAATACCCCGCTCCTTGCCCAGGAATTCCAATTTTCGTGCGCGCAGAAAGAAAAGATCTTCTTCAGAAGATTCGGACTGCCCTCGACGGCATCAAAAAGGGAGGCATCCTCTCTTCAACAAAGAGCGCTACTTATTCGAGCGGACTAAATCGAGACATCAGTGTGACAGGATAATTCATGACTCGATTTTTGGGGTTGGAACGGAGAATCGCTGCCGGTCGAATTGGCTCGCTTTCCCACGACTACTCCAGACGCTTTGCTGGACTCTGGCTTCCTTCCTGCCGTCAGAGGAAGCCGTGCTACGCATTGGCTTTGTTCGTGGCGACCCTCTCGACTCCCAATCTGGAACCCTGCTGACTCCATCCAACCTACCTGCCTGACATCACTTTCCCCTAGTTCGCTCCATCAAGGGCGATTCGGCATCCCGCCACCCTGATGAACGATGCCAACGTCAACGCCCTGGCTCAATGGAAGTTCGCCGCAGGCCGCAGGCGGCAATCTCTTATTTTCCTTACTAGCGGCACCGGATCGATACGAAGCCGCCGCCAACTTTATCGACGATCCGATGCGAGTCCAGATCGCCGGAGAAGCTCTGCCGGAGGATGTATCCGCTTGCGAAATCTTACCCGCTGCTCTTGGGTTCACCACGGAAACACGGGAGCCATCTGCGGCGCTCTTTATGAAAACTCCAACCTCTGATCTGCGAGGTGGAGGTCATCCGCAAAGCTGCCTAGCAGATGGCGTCCGCTTAGAGCGATGCTGTACTGGCTAGATAGCGACTAAAGTAAAACAATATATTCCTTGCGAGACCTGCAAAAGATGGGGATTATCATCCCGTCCAACCTTCAATGAGTAGTGATTGGCTCCTTCCACCGTAGTCGTGTTCCGCTTTCAGCAGGGCGAGTCTCATTTGTGAAGAACCTGCCAAATCAAAGAACGGAGTCAAACCCCCAACTCAGGTATCGCAGGTTCGAGGACATCGTTGTCTGACTTCAGCTCCTGCTATAAAAACGGGATGTCTGGGACGCGAATTGTAATCTACTTCATCTGCACCTTTCCCACTTTGAGATGAACGCCGCAATTCTTTCTGAAACTCCCCACGCTGGAATGGAAATGCGGTTGTGGGAAGGTCCAGCGCCCGGTGTAGCAGCCAATCCCGGCGAAGAAATGGTAGAGCCGAGTGGCCGGGTTTCCAATGTTAGCATACCAACTCTCACTGCCTACCTGCCGAAAGCTGAGCACGCGAGCGGCACGGCCATTATCATCTTTTCCGGCGGCGCGTATATTCATCTCGCATCAGGACCGTTAGGGCGCGCGGCAGCCGATGCATTCCTGCAGAAAGGCATCGCGATTTTTTCGCTCAGGTATCGGCTGGCACCTCCCTCCACGAATGTTCTTCGCGACGCGCTCGCGGACGCGAAGTGCGCTGTGCGAACGGTTCGTAGCCGTGCCGCCGAGTGGCATGTTAATCGTGACTGCATTGGCATCATCGGGTTCTCGGCTGGCGCAAACCTAGCCCTGAATCTCGCTTGCGACAGCGATAAGGGTGATCCCGCCAGCACCAATCCAGTAGAGAAACAAAGCTCCCGGCCTGATTTTATAGGTTTGTTCGCACCTTGGCCTTTCAACCAGCGCATTGAGGATTTCAAAATAAAACCAGCCATGCCTCCCGCTTTCATCGCCCACGCACGCGATGACTCTACAGCGCCCTTCTCTTTTGCGGAGGAAATTGCGAGGGCATTCAAGCAGGCTGGGGTGCCGATTCGTTTCGAGCCGTACGATCAAGGCGGACACATGGCATTCAACTTTCGATTGCCTTTAATCAAGGAGTGGCCGGCGAAGTTGCTTTCATGGCTGAAAAATCACAAATTATACACAGAGTTATTGTAGCCATTCAGGACTCTTCTGTCCTCCAGAAGCCTCCTTGCAGTTGCCTCTTAGTCAAATCATTTGGGCAACTTATCGAACACAAAGCATGTCAAGCTATGTCCAGTTCGGATCGACTTTGAGGTATTGATGATGTTGGCGGCCCCAATGGGCACGAGCGATCTGAGCTACAAGGTCGAGACGCTTCAGCCGTATGCGAATGTGCTGATCGATTACGTCCGCAAATACGAGACGGTGGGCGGGCAGGGGAAGTGATCTGCCGCAGGTGGAGTCTGCGGATAGGGTGACGATTCGGCGGTCACAGACCGCCGCTACAGAGTGCGGATGAAATGCGAGACGTGGTCTAGCTGCCGCGGATCATTTCTTTCATCCGGGCGAAGCTGAGTTTGGCGGCTTCCTCGGTGACGGGTTTCGTCATGAGCGTGTGGTAGTTGGTGACTTCCAGGTCGTCGGGGGCGAGTTCTTTGATGAATTCGCTGGGGGTGCAACTGCTGGCGCTGCCGTATTTTAAGCGGTTCGCGCAGTGGGTGATGGTGAGCGTTTTCCGCGCGCGGGTGATGCCGACGTAGAGCAGGCGGCGTTCTTCGTCGAGGGTGCCTTCGAGTTTCGAGCGCGAGTGGGGGATGATGCCGTCCTCGAGGCCGACGAGGTGGACGTGGCCAAACTCGAGCCCCTTCGCGGCGTGCAGGGTGATGAGGGTGACGCCTTTTTGGTTGTCGTCCTGGTCCTCTTCC is part of the Chthoniobacterales bacterium genome and harbors:
- a CDS encoding MFS transporter, giving the protein MWKWSALKGSALSQKFVDGSLFPPLMQRNVTKTSSLAAPLGDVIKDPQTGQTLWCVGTLRYTKGGLVILFAWLMFNDFFLMLMEAVKPALNGILMRDNGATNTEIALYLGTLSAVFTIWINPVVSTASDRTRTRLGRRRPYLLAAAPPAALFLALIPWAPDGWRWLMGVPWVAARFGGGSISGAVLAIGVCSMIFSMFNAVLLSIFTYYFWDVVPKSLLGRFNAIGKIVTTIQSFIWNYWIFGLAEKHMHLIYAVLASLFLIAYVGSVITVKEGEYPPPEPIVKKNPLALIKGYFVDCFSESYYLWFFAGYIAYQVGNISNMYRIFHWNETLGLSLDTIGKMQAWPSLVIVLLGYPLGALVDRLNPMRVLGPSLLLWALCNVASFFFLRGATSLLLCIGAIMIASFIFGICASVATVEIFPREKIGQFCSANSISQQVFCFLITPLAGLFFDWIKDYTYVYLWSAVAQFLAAAIFTKVCFNWRHRTGLLAEIEPQLQPVAR
- a CDS encoding glycoside hydrolase family 31 protein → MNLLMTSEISVPRGSWIRFNLASGGCWYGHGFSHRQPYPLNAEAIVNTRFAVNNIQSPIWMCSEGYAFLIDTTESLEVRCNEQGDGWLRIMCSETAVTVRVFQGKSLPEAHGQLMKHLHWPPPCPEARMFGDSIFCTWTQHPRAVLQGRVLEMAKAIRQHGFPCSMLTIDDRWESVFGELTFSDDFPDPAGMVRELHEMGFSVLLWTTPFVNQEAASYRELAERGWLAPRYDGSGPALLKWWGGTAGIVDITNPEAKEWYRTRLLRLMDEIGVDGFKIDGGDAKYMPEPSITAWHRNVGPSGYVDLYLSLYEEVAPGKCESRTAWLSQGRNILWREGGKDSHWGVDNGLKAMVNLGLHLALLGYDTLIPDMIPGRVQTMDANTPLPSDELFVRWVEASALMPLMQFSYYPWNYAETTSSIARQYALLHKSLEDYLVEQAFNRSAPLLRPLWYDNPDEADFYSIDDEFLLGNDLLVAPVLEEYQVARDIFLPSGNWRDAWTGELIQEKHLLQYPAPCPGIPIFVRAERKDLLQKIRTALDGIKKGGILSSTKSATYSSGLNRDISVTG
- a CDS encoding alpha/beta hydrolase, which produces MNAAILSETPHAGMEMRLWEGPAPGVAANPGEEMVEPSGRVSNVSIPTLTAYLPKAEHASGTAIIIFSGGAYIHLASGPLGRAAADAFLQKGIAIFSLRYRLAPPSTNVLRDALADAKCAVRTVRSRAAEWHVNRDCIGIIGFSAGANLALNLACDSDKGDPASTNPVEKQSSRPDFIGLFAPWPFNQRIEDFKIKPAMPPAFIAHARDDSTAPFSFAEEIARAFKQAGVPIRFEPYDQGGHMAFNFRLPLIKEWPAKLLSWLKNHKLYTELL